In one Cytobacillus luteolus genomic region, the following are encoded:
- a CDS encoding response regulator transcription factor, with protein sequence MKSILYIEDEIDIGTWVKEELESSGYEVTWLTSGDTAMEHLENTDLIILDVMLPGLDGFSLGQRFKREYPETPILMLSARIAVEDKVQGLTFADDYVTKPFHPKEIIARVEVLLRRYNKYQEKTVLLRHLEVNVEENCILDTRTNEEIILTGKQYQIFFYLLKHLNQILTKEQIYEGIWNESFIEGDKSLMVHIRHLREKIEIDPSNPTILETIRGIGYRVKK encoded by the coding sequence ATGAAAAGCATTTTATATATAGAGGATGAAATCGATATTGGAACATGGGTAAAAGAAGAGCTCGAAAGTAGTGGATATGAAGTTACATGGTTAACGTCTGGGGATACCGCAATGGAACATCTGGAAAATACAGATCTTATCATACTGGATGTGATGCTTCCTGGTTTAGATGGATTTTCATTAGGGCAGCGGTTTAAGCGTGAATACCCAGAGACTCCTATCTTAATGCTCTCTGCAAGAATAGCAGTTGAGGATAAGGTACAAGGGTTAACGTTTGCGGATGATTATGTGACTAAACCCTTTCACCCTAAAGAGATTATAGCCAGAGTCGAAGTGCTTTTAAGAAGATATAACAAGTATCAGGAAAAGACAGTGCTATTGAGACATCTTGAAGTCAATGTTGAGGAAAACTGTATCCTAGACACACGGACGAATGAAGAGATTATCTTAACGGGAAAACAGTATCAAATCTTCTTTTATCTATTAAAACACTTGAATCAAATATTAACGAAAGAACAAATTTATGAGGGGATTTGGAATGAATCCTTCATTGAAGGGGACAAGTCGTTGATGGTCCATATTCGCCATTTGCGAGAAAAAATAGAAATTGATCCTAGTAATCCAACCATCCTTGAAACGATACGTGGGATAGGGTATAGGGTGAAAAAATGA
- a CDS encoding sensor histidine kinase, with protein MKLKLSLQTKYLILIIGAILAIPFFLTILSMVVFLPFIYVSQDEYGQVYQANELEAMWHEEAKQLEGKGEEEINQTLIHVKDQYKEAGMFWVNQDGVTQELINPFGTIPKKWSASDSISFMKKSFGGDPFTVVAFLSEERNQGFMVFQMPKKYMEPPLVRLRDQYSYIYILTFIGLLSLFLLISWLFFKGIRKRLVRLQEAMSIPIHSSIPSPIKLTKEDEIGRLEESFNKMVGALKESREKEQKELKLRQQLIANLSHDLRTPLTVLRSNLYSLKKEVQSKKSIELVETMDDKISYVADLIENLLSYTLLLSGKYPYEPQQINIVRLVRNHIATWYSVLEDEGFVVDIDLPEKGLFWEIDEKWLKRILDNLLQNVLRHARSGKFVRITISERTLIVEDRGPGMDVATNETKGTGIGLTIISMMTREMNIKWKMESRESGLKMTFQQGEKVF; from the coding sequence ATGAAATTGAAATTATCTCTGCAAACAAAATATCTTATATTAATTATAGGAGCCATTTTAGCTATTCCTTTCTTTCTTACTATTTTATCGATGGTTGTATTTCTACCTTTTATTTATGTATCCCAAGATGAGTATGGTCAAGTCTATCAGGCGAATGAACTTGAAGCAATGTGGCATGAAGAAGCCAAACAGTTAGAAGGAAAAGGGGAAGAGGAGATTAACCAAACGTTAATACATGTAAAAGATCAATACAAGGAAGCGGGTATGTTTTGGGTTAATCAGGATGGAGTCACTCAGGAGTTAATTAATCCATTTGGAACGATTCCAAAGAAGTGGTCTGCTTCAGATAGTATATCTTTCATGAAAAAAAGCTTTGGCGGGGATCCGTTTACAGTTGTTGCTTTTCTAAGTGAGGAAAGAAATCAAGGTTTTATGGTTTTTCAAATGCCGAAAAAGTATATGGAACCTCCACTGGTCCGTCTAAGAGATCAATATAGTTACATATATATCTTAACATTTATAGGTTTACTATCTTTGTTTCTACTTATCTCTTGGTTGTTTTTCAAAGGAATTCGTAAAAGACTTGTTCGCCTTCAGGAAGCGATGTCAATACCAATTCATTCATCCATACCGAGCCCGATAAAGCTAACTAAAGAAGATGAAATAGGAAGATTAGAAGAGTCATTTAATAAAATGGTAGGTGCATTAAAAGAAAGTAGGGAGAAAGAGCAAAAGGAGTTAAAGTTGAGACAGCAGCTCATTGCTAACCTTTCACATGATTTAAGAACGCCTTTAACTGTTTTAAGAAGCAATCTATATAGCTTGAAAAAAGAAGTACAGTCCAAAAAATCAATAGAGCTAGTTGAAACAATGGATGACAAAATTAGTTATGTTGCAGATTTAATTGAAAATCTTTTGTCTTACACATTACTGTTATCTGGAAAATACCCGTATGAGCCTCAGCAAATAAACATTGTTCGACTAGTACGTAACCATATTGCTACTTGGTATTCAGTTTTGGAGGATGAGGGGTTTGTGGTAGATATAGACTTACCTGAAAAAGGGCTATTTTGGGAGATAGATGAAAAGTGGTTGAAACGAATTTTGGATAATCTCCTTCAAAATGTGTTGAGACATGCAAGAAGTGGCAAGTTTGTCCGAATCACTATAAGTGAGAGGACCCTAATTGTAGAAGATAGAGGACCTGGAATGGACGTAGCAACAAATGAAACAAAAGGTACAGGAATAGGGCTAACGATCATTTCAATGATGACAAGAGAAATGAACATCAAATGGAAGATGGAATCAAGGGAGAGTGGATTGAAGATGACTTTTCAGCAAGGGGAAAAGGTATTCTAA